Part of the Gallalistipes aquisgranensis genome, CTTCCCACTGGCGTGCCCGCTGCGGTTTGAATACTTTGCCGTAATAGTCGGCCCCGTTCTGGTTGGAGAAGCCGTCGGTATAGTTGGCGAACAGGGAGAGATGTTCCTTCCAGGGCTGATAGACCAGTCCGAATTTGGGCGACCACGACGATTGGTCGTAGGCATCCGAAGTCATCTTTCCGTTCATGTAGACGCCTTTGCTCTTGTAGTAGTCGTAGCGCACGCTGGCCATGGCGAAAAGCCGGTCGGTGACGTCGAGTACGTCCGATGCGTAGATGCCCAGGTTGTGTTCTTCGTTGCGCTGCTGGGTGTAGCCCCCGTTGTCGGCGATGATCTGGTCGAGTTCGGATATCTGAATGTCGCTGAACGGTTGCTGGTTGATGTTGACCACGTCGTACGGCAGGGCGGAAGTGTAGCGCAGGTCGGCTTTGAAATAGGTGTAGTTGATGCCTGTCACGATCCGGTTACGCATCCGTCCGATCTTGAAATCGCCCGTGAAATTCTGTTGCAGGGAGGTCATGATCTGCCGCTGCGGTTTCTGGGCCATCACCCCGCGCATGACGGTCGAGTCGGTCTGCCATACGGTGTAAAGGCGGTAGGCATCATAGTATTCGGTCATGGCATACGAATAGTTGGTGGTGGATTTCCACTGTTCCGAGATTTTGTAGTCGGCCTGGGCGAAGAAGTTGCTCGTGCCGAGTTTGCTGTCGAGGTCGCTGCCCGAGAGCGATGTCCGGTAATCCAGCGGCAGGTCTTTCATGTTGTCGAACGTCACGCCCGAGGCGCTGTACGAGAAGTTGGCGGGCAGGAATCGGGTCGTACGGTAGATTTCGGCATCGAAAAGCAGGCTGAGGCGTTCGTTCACCCGGAGGGAAAGCGAGGGGGCGATCAGAAAATTGCGCTGGTAGCCGATGTCCTGGAAGCTGTTTTCGGTGTGGTAGGCCGCATTGATGCGGGCCAGGGCGGTGCGGTCGTCGTTCAGGGGCGTATTGAGGTCGACCGTGAAACGTCCGAGTCCCCAGCTGCCGGCGGAAAAGCCCGCTTCGCCGAAGAAATGGTCCTGCGGACGTTTGGTGACTCGGTTCATCACGCCGCCGAAGGTGACCAGACTGGCATTGCTGTTGCCGAACAGCGTGCCTGCGGGCCCTTTGATCGCCTCGACACTCTCGATGTTGGCCGGGTCGATGGCGATCATCGTGTAGGAGGCCATGCCGTTGCGCAGGCCGTTGAACGTCCGGAAACCGCGCAGCATCGACTGGTTGCTGGAGTTGTTGGACGAGGACACGTTGCCTCCGGTGATGTTCTGGAGGATGTCGTTGTAGTCCACTACCAGCTGTTCCTGGGTGAGCTGCCTGGGAATGACGTTATAGACTTGTGCGTTTTCCATGTTTTTCAGCGGCATCCGGGCCACGGTTTCGGTCTCCTTCTTCGAGAAGCGGTTGAATCCGCCGTGCACCACGACCTGGTCGATCGACACTTCGGAAGGTTTGAGCCTGATCTCTTTCAGCGAAACGGTCCCGCCCGGCTTGACCGTCACCTCCATGTTCCGGGGGACATATCCCAGATAAAAGACTTTCAGCATGTGTCTTCCGGCCGGCAGCGAGAGGGAGAAACCGCCGGAACGGTCCGTGTCATCTCCCGTGTTCAGGGCCTCCACCAGTACGGAGGCCCCGACCAGGGGTTCTCCGCTTTGGGACAGTACCCGTCCGGTGATGCGTCCCCCGTTTTGGGCGACTTCCGCCGCGCAGGTTTCCTGCCGGCAGGTGATGACGGCGGCAAACGCCGTCAGCAACAAAATCAAACGTCTCATGGTTCTCTTCATTATTTGAATTCGGGGGGCAAAGATAGGACGGGCCGCCGGGGGAGGCAATCACTAAAAATGATTAAATCGGCGGGTGGAATATACCTAATCGGCGGGATCGTACGGGGCTCGGACGGGCGGTTCCGGTCGTTTTCCGACTTTCGGAACATTTAAGTATGCCTATCGGCTATTCTGAGGTTCCGATTTTCGGTAGTTTTGTTCCGAACCCGTTAAAAATAAGGAGGTCGTCATGAAAATGGTCGTGCATGAAGAGTATGCTTTTCTCGAAGATTTCATACGGGAACTACCCTTGCGGTTCGAAAACGAGGGCGTCACGCTTCACAACGGCAGGAATTGTGTGAAGACCTTTCTGGTGGACGGGGTGCGGATCGTGGTCAAACGGTTCCGGCGTCCGAACCTTTTCAACCGCTGTGTCTATGCGTGGTTCCGCAAGAGCAAGGCGGAACGGGCGTACGGCAATGCGCTGGAACTGCGCGGGCTGGGGATACGGACGCCTGATCCGGCGGGGTATCTGGAACTGTACTCGCGGGGGCTGCTCACGACCTGTTACCTGGTGACATCCTTTACGGACTACACTCCGTTGAAACAGCTCGAGTTCGAAGCGTTGGACAGCCAACTGCATATTTTCGAAGATTTCGTCCGCTTTACGGTCATGCTGCATGAAAAAGGGGTGTGTCATGACGATTACAACCTGAGCAACGTGCTCTATAAACAGAAGGCGGACGGGAGTGTCGATTTCATGCTGATCGACATCAACCGCATGCGGTTCGGGCGAATGAGCCGCCGGGCCTGCATGGCCAATGTCCGGCGGTTGTGCGAGGACACCCGTCTCACCTACGAACTCTCCGTGCGTTACGCCGCCCTGCGGGGATGGAATGCGAGCAGATGTCTGGCGGGCGTGGCTTTTTTCAGGGCGATGTTCGAACGCAAGGCCGACCGCAAGCGCCGGCTGAAGGAGTGGGCCAGGGGAATGGCGGAGAATTAGGCTCTCTCCGTCATTTTCGTATCCCGGCGGCCCGGCCGTTCCGGGTGCGAAGAATTTATCTTTCACTTCGTTAGGTGGGGAACGAAATAATTTTTATATTTGCTGCGTTGGGTTTCCGGAAAGTTTGCAACCGGGTGGCGGAATGTTTCGTCTATCTTTGTCCCGGTAAGAATATTGACGGTATGACACGCGGTTTTATGTTTCGGATAAGACGGAATAGAGCGATTCGAACGGTATTGATGCTCTGCATGGTCATGCAGGGTGTGATGCTCTTTCCCCATCATCACCATCCGGAGAGCAGCGGGGTGTGCATGAACCTGCTGCACTGCACCGAGGCACATGCCGACTGCCGGGACCACGAGGGGCGCAGCTGCGGGTCTCACAGCCATGACGCCGCCGGAGACGGTTGCGGTTTCAGCGACCTGGTCTTCTCCCAGCCTCAGCGGGAGGACCTCTCCCCCGAGGCGTGGGATGCGGCCTGTCTGCCGGACGCAGGGCCGGCGGTGACGGTGTCTGCGGTGGGGAGTATGTCCAAAACCGGTGCGTCCGACATGGCGGCCGGGACGGTGTATGAGCGTCCGGACATGACGCCTCTCCATATTCTTTATATCACGCAGGCTTCCCTGCTGCGTGCTCCCACGCTTTTCGCATAGATGGGCCGGTTCCCCGTTCAGGGTGCGGCGGCTTCCGGTCTCTATGGCCGGGGCGTATTCCGTTTATGTCGAAACCAGTAAAAACGAAATCATGAATAGAACAGTTTGGTGCCTGATGCTCGGCGGCGCCCTGATGACAGGGTGCGGCGGTCAGGCCGATCAGAATAAAGCTGCTTCGGAACAGGCGGCGGAAAAAAACCATGTCCATTCGGAACACGAGGGGGAGGAGCACGACGGTCACGACCACGAGGCCGAAGGCCACGACCATGAAGCCGAACTGGCCGCCGAGGCCGCCCATGCCGACGAGATCGTTTTCCCGAAGGCGCAGGCCGAGCGGGCCGGTCTGAAGGTGGAGAGGGTGGAACCCGGTGTCTTCTGCGAGGTGATCCGCACCAGCGGCCAGGTGCTGGCCGCGCAGGGCGACGAGGTGTCGCTGTCGGCTCCCGTGTCGGGGATCGTCTCCTTTGCCGGGCCGCGTCTGACCGAGGGGGCGCAGGTGGTGCACGGAGCCCGTCTCTTCTACATATCTTCCCGGAAAATCGCCACGGGAGACATCAATGCCCGTACGAAAGCGGCTTACGACAAGGCCCGGGCCGATTACGAACGGGCGAAGGAGCTGTTGGCCGACCGTATCGTGTCGCAGCGCGAATACGACCAGACGAAACTGGCTTACGAACAGGCCCTGGCCGAGTACGAGGCCATCGCTTCGATCCGTTCCGAACGGGGAACGGTGGTGGCGGCTCCGATTCCGGGGTTCCTCACCTCCCTGTCGGTGAAGGAGGGCGACTATGTGGAGATGGGCGCCCCGCTGGCTACCGTGTCGAAGAACCGCCGTCTGATGCTCCGGGCCGAAGTCTCCCAGAAATATTACGACCGGCTGAAAAGCGTGCGGAGCGCCAATTTCAAAGCCCCTTACGAAGAGCGGGTCTGGTCCCTGAAGGATATGAACGGACGCCTCGTCTCCGTGGGCAAGGCATCGCCGTCCGGTTCCTACCTGATTCCCGTCACCTTCGAGTTCGATAACCGGGGCGGTGTGGTGCCGGGTTCCTTCGTGGAGGTGTGGCTCACCGGAGCTCCGCAGAGCGGAGTGATTTCGGTGCCGCTCTCCGCCGTCACCGAACAGCAGGGCGTCTATTACGTGTATGTGCGGCTCGACGAGGAGGGTTACCAGCGCCGCGAGGTGAAGCTCGGCCCCGGCGACGGGGAGCGGGTGCGGATTCTCTCGGGGCTTGCGCCCGGCGAGGAGGTGGTGACCGAGGGAGCGGTCCATGTGCGTATGGCTTCGGCCTCCGCGTCCATTCCGGGACATACCCATAACCACTAACGGGGAGGGTGCGTATGCTGAACAAAATCATACAGTTTTCACTGCACAACCGCCTGTTTGTAGTGATCGTCTCCTCCCTGCTGGCCGCAGTGGGGCTTTATACGGCCATGCGCATGGAGGTGGACGTGTTTCCCGATCTGAATGCGCCCACGGTGGTCGTGATGACCGAAGCCAGCGGCATGGCAGCCGAAGAGGTGGAACGTCTGGTGACTTTCCCTGTGGAGACGGCCGTCAACGGCGCCACGGGCGTGCGGCGTGTCCGCTCCTCTTCCGCGACCGGATTTTCGGTGGTGTGGGTCGAGTTCGACTGGAACACAGACATCTATATCGCCCGCCAGATCGTGACCGAAAAGCTGGCCGCACTCTCCGGCACGCTTCCCCCGGGCGTGGGAACCCCCGTGCTGGGGCCCCAGTCCTCCATTCTGGGCGAACTGATGATCGTGGGTCTCACCTCGGACAGCACGTCGCTGCGGGACCTGCGAACGCTGGCCGACTGGACGATCCGCCCCCGACTGCTCTCCATGTCGGGTGTGGCACAGGTTTCGGTGATCGGCGGCGAGGTCAAGGAGTACCAGATACTGATGTCGCCCCGGAAGATGAAACAGTTCGGGGTGAGTGTCGAAGAGCTGACCGCCTCCGTGCAGGAGATGACCCAGAACACGGCGGGCGGTGTGCTGTACGAATACGGCAACGAATATATCGTACGCGGGGTGACCTCCACGACCGATCCGGCCGAGATCGGCAAGGCCGTGGTGAAACTTTCGGCCGAAGGGCTTCCCGTGCTGGTGGAGGATGTGGCCGAGGTGCGCATCGGAGATAAGGCGCCCAAACTGGGCGTGGCCTCCTACCGCGGAACGCCGGCCGTGCTCATCACCGTTACCAAACAGCCGCAGACCAACACGATCGAACTTACGGAACGGCTCGACGCTGCGCTGGCCGAATTGCAGGCTTCCCTCCCGGCGGACGTGCACGTGGCGACCGACATATTCCGTCAGTCGCGCTTTATCGACAGTTCGATCGACAACATTCAGAAATCGCTTCTGGAGGGGGCGCTCTTCGTGATCGTGGTGCTCTTCTTCTTCCTGATGAACACGCGTGTGACGGTCATTTCGCTGGTGGCCCTGCCGTTGTCGCTGCTGGTGTCCGTGTTGGTGCTCAAGGTGCTGGGTTTCACGATCAATACGATGAGTCTCGGCGGTATGGCCATCGCCATCGGTTCTCTGGTGGACGACGCCATCATCGACGTGGAGAACGTCTTCAAACGGTTGCGGGAGAATCGCCGCAAGCCGAAGGAGGAGCGGGAGAATCCGCTGCATGTGGTGTTCGAGGCATCGAAGGAGATCCGCACCTCGATCGTCAATGCGACGATCATCACGATCGTCGCATTCGTGCCCCTCTTTTTCCTGAGCGGTATGGAGGGACGGATGCTCCGTCCGCTGGGCGTGTCGTTCATCGTGTCGCTGTTCGCCTCGATGGTGGTGGCCGTCACGCTGACTCCCGTCATGTGCAGTTACCTGCTCACGGGCGACAGGGTGTTGAAAAAGGCGGAGAAGGAGCCTTTCGTCGCCGCTTTCCTCAAGCGGGTCTATCGCAGGGCGCTGGAGTGGGTCATGGGTCGCAAGCGGGCGCTGCTGGGCGTGACGCTGGCCCTGTTCGCGGGGGCGCTTGCGGTTTTCTTTACGCTGGGACGCAGTTTCCTGCCCCCCTTCAATGAAGGTTCGCTTACGATCAATGCGAGCGTCCTGCCGGGCGTGTCGCTCGAGGAGTCGGACCGCATCGGCGGTGAAGTGGAGAAAATCCTGCTCGAAGTTCCCGAGATCAGAACCGTGGCCCGCAAGACGGGCCGAGCCGAACTGGACGAGCACGCGCTCGGAGTGAACGTCTCCGAGATCGAGGCTCCCTTCGAACTGGACGGCCGTTCGCGCGAGGAGTTCATGGCCGACGTACGGGCCCGGCTGGGTGCGTTGAAGGGGGTGAACATCGAGATCGGACAGCCCATTTCGCACCGTATCGACGCCATGCTCTCGGGGACGAAGGCCAATATCGCCATCAAACTGTTCGGCACCGATCTGAACCGTATGTTCACGTTGGGCAACCGGATCAGGGAGGCCATCGCCACGGTTCCCGGCATCGCCGATCTGAACGTGGAGCAGCAGATCGAACGTTCGCAGCTTCAGATCAAACCCCGCCGCGAACTGCTGGCCCGTTACGGGATCACGATACCGCAGTTCTCCGAATTCGTGAACGTGGCGCTGGCGGGCAAGGTGATTTCGCAGGTCTACGACCAGGGAAGTTCGTTCGACCTGACCGTGCGGGCCGACGACGGGAGCCGTTCCTCGATGGAGGAGATTGGCAACCTGCTGATCGACGCGGGCGGTACGAAGGTGCCTCTCGGCTATGTGGCCGAGATCGTCTCCACGGCCGGGCCCGATGCCGTGAACCGGGAGAACGTGAAGCGCAAGATCGTCGTGTCGGCCAACGTGACCGGGGGCGATCTGGGCGGTGCGGTCGCCGAAATCGAGAAGCGTATCCGGGAACAGGTCGAGCTGCCCGAGGGTTATTACGTGGAGTATGGCGGACAGTTCGAGAGCCAGCAATCCGCTTCGCGGGTGCTTTCGTTCGCCTCGCTGGTGGCCCTGTTGGTGATCTTCCTGATGCTGTTTCAGGAGTTCAAGCAGGTGAAACTGGCCGGAATGGTGATGATCAACCTGCCGCTGGCCCTGATCGGCGGCGTTGCGGCGATCTGGATGACTTCCGGCGTGGTGAGCATTCCGGCCATTATCGGTTTCATTTCGCTGCTGGGCATCGCCGTGCGCAACGGCATCCTGCTCGTCTCCCATTACAATCATTTGCGCTCCGGGGGATGTCCCCTCTACGAGAGTGTGATACAGGGGTCGCTCGACCGGTTGAACCCGATCCTGATGACCTCCCTGTCGTCGGCGCTGGCGCTGATTCCGCTGGCACTGGGCGGCGATGTCTCCGGCAACGAGATTCAGAGCCCCATGGCGAAGGTGATTCTGGGCGGTCTGGTCAGCTCCACGTTTCTGAACGGGTTCGTGGTGCCGGTGGTCTATCTGATGTTGAACCGTAAAAACGAAAACGTATGCGAACGATCGTAACGACCGTTGCGGCCCTGCTCGTAGTGTCGGGGGCCTTCGCGCAGAACGGGGTGGAGCGTGTGCTCCGCTCCGTGGAGGAGAACAGCGTGACGCTCCGGGCCCGCAGGGAGCTGACCGGGGCGCAGGTGCTGGAAGCCCGGTCGTCGAACAATCTGGGCAATCCGACTGTCTCCTACGACCAGTTGTGGGGTACGCCTTCCGAGGTGGGCCGCAGCGGAGAGATCAATGTGGCCCAGCCGTTCGATTTCCCCACGGTGTATGCCAACCGTTCCAAAATGAACCGGTTGCTGGAGAGGCAGTACGGCCATGAATACGCCGTGTTCCGCCGGCAGGTGCTTCTGCAGGCCCAGGAGGCGTGCATCGCCATCGTCGCCCAGCGGCGGCTGAAGGCGCTGGCGGACGAGAAGGTGAAGAATGCCGAGCGTCTGGCGGCCCTCTATGCCGTCAGGTCCGAGACGGGCGATGCGAACATATTGGAACAGAACAAGGTGAATCTGGAACTGGTGGCTGCCCGCAATGCGGCGCGTCTGGTTGATATGGACCTGGCCGCCCTGGAGTCCCAGCTGGTGAATCTGAACGGAGGCGTGTCCGTCGATTTCCCCGATACGGAATATCCGCCCCTGTCCCTGCTTCAGCCGCTGGATTCCATGCTGGTGTTCTATCGGGAAAACGATCCCCAGCTGCTGGCTTTCCGCACGGGTGTGGAGGCGGCCGAGCAGGACGTGAAACTGTCGAAGGCGCAGTCGCTGCCTTCGTTCGAGGTAGGGTATCGGAGAGAGTTCGCGGCGGGGGAGCATTCCGACGGCTTTACGGTGGGTATGAGCGTGCCCCTGTTCGAGAGCCGGGGTCGGGTGAAACGGGCCAGGGCACAGGCGCAGTTCGCCCGCACGCAGCTCGAAAGCGGCCGGATCGACGTGGAGACCACCCTCCGGCAGCTCTACGACAAGGCCGCCCAACTGGAACATTCGCTCCGCGAATACGGAAACGCGCTGGCTCCGGACCGTAATCTGGAACTGCTGGACAAGGCGCTCCGGGTGGGACAGGTCTCGGTCGTGGACTATTTCACCGAACTGTCCACCGTGTACCAGGTCCGCGAGGCGCTGATTACGACCGAACGGGATTACCGTGTGGTACGTGCCCGCATCGAGATGATCGGATTGTAGGTGTGCGGCGGCGAGCCGCAGGCAGGGGGCATCCCGCTTTTCGTGTACGCGCACGAAAGGCGGGATGTCCGGTTTTGTATTCGGCAACTTTTTCGTACCTTTGTCCCATCATCAATACGGAAAATTATGGCATACAATCTTTTGAAAGGAAAGAAAGGACTGATCTTCGGGGCGCTCAACGAGCAATCCATCGCATGGAAAGTGGCTCAGCGGGCCGTCGAGGAGGGGGCCGAGATCGTGCTGACCAACACGGCCGTTTCGATCCGCATGGGTACCGTGGGACAACTGGCCGAGCAGTGCGGCACGATCGTCGTTCCGGCCGATGCGACCTCCGTGTCCGACCTGGAGAATCTGATCGACCGGACGATGGAGCATTTCGGCGGCAAGTTCGATTTCATCCTCCACTCGATCGGCATGTCGCCCAATGTCCGCAAGGGGCGCACGTACGACGATCTGGACTACGATTTCCTGACCAAAACCCTCGATATTTCGGCGATTTCGTTCCACAAGGTCATCCAGGTGGCCCGCAAGAAAGACGCCCTGAACGACTGGGGGTCGATCGTGGCGCTCTCCTATATCGCCGCCCAGCGTACGCTCTACGGCTACAACGACATGGCCGACGCCAAGGCCCTGCTGGAGAGCATCGCCCGCAGCTTCGGGTATATCTACGGACGGGAGAAGAAAATCCGCATCAATACCGTGTCGCAGTCGCCCACGCCCACCACGGCGGGCAACGGCGTGCTCGGACTGGGCGATCTGATGGACTTCGCCGAGCGGATGTCGCCGCTGGGCAATGCCACGGCCGACGACTGCGCGGGATACGTCATCACGCTCTTCTCCGACCTGACGCGCAAGGTCACCATGCAGAACCTGTTCCACGACGGAGGGTTCTCGAGCATGGGCATGAGCCGCCGGGCCATGCACACCTACGAAAAGGGTCTCGCCTTCCAGGACGTTCATCAGAACCAGTATCCTTTCGGGAAGGAATAACGCTCTCCGGCCGGCCGGTATCCGGCATGTCCGTTCCTACGGTTTCTCCCCCGCTGCGAGTGTGTGCAGCGGGGGTTTTTTTGTTCCTGCGACAGAATATTGCCCGGTTGTCCGGCCGCTTTGGGACGGTTTCGGAAAGGGCCGGGGGGCGTACGGATTTCGCTTTCCGGAATTGCCCGGCCCTTTTCCGTTTCCTCTCATTCTGAAAGGACCGCTTTATCAGAATGGAAGGATACGGAGTCCGTAGTCTTTTTTTTCATGGTGCTGTCTGTCAGTTCGTTGTCCGTTCCCGGTGCGGGTTGGTCCGGCCTTTGACGTTCGGTCGGATACGAAATTGCCGGAACGAAGCCTGTCCTTCCCTCCGGGTGGAGATACGGGGGAGTTCCGCATCGGAAACAGCGAATGAAAATCGAAAAGATGAAAGTATTGAAATTCGGCGGGACCTCGGTAGGTTCCGTCGAAAGAATCAAGCACGTCGCCCGGCTGATTTGCAGCGAAGAACCCAAGGTGGTCGTGCTTTCGGCCATGTCCGGGACGACGAACGCGCTGGCGGCGATCGCCGGGCAGCTCTCCGGTAACGATGTCGCCGGAGAGCTGGCCTCCGTCGCAGAACTCGAAGGGCGGTATGCGGATGTCTCCGACCGTCTTTACCGGTCGGAGGGAAGCCGGGCCAAGGCGAAAGCGCATATATCCGAATCTTTCGCCCTGTTGCGGCGGATCGCCGGCGAGCCGTTCACCTCCACCGCGGAGAAAGTGGTGCTGGCCCAGGGCGAACTGATCGTTACGCGGCTGATGCATCTCTACCTGAAGGAAGAGGGGGTGAACGCCGCCTTGCTGCCGGCCACCGATTTCATGCGGACGGACCGGTACGGGGAACCGGACATGCGTTTTATCCGGCGCAACGTGCGCAAGGCGCTGAACGAATATCCCTTTACCCGTCTGTTCATTACACAGGGGTATATCTGCCGAAATGCTGCGGGGGAGATCGACAACCTGAGAAGGGGAGGCAGCGATTACAGCGCCTCGTTGATCGGTGCCGCACTGGGCGCCTCCGAAATCCAGATATGGACCGACATCGACGGGCTGCACAACAACGATCCGCGCGTGGTGCACCGGACGACACCCGTCCGCAGGCTCACTTTCGACGAGGCGTCCAAACTGGCCCATTTCGGGGCGAAGATTCTGCATCCCACCTGCATCCTGCCCGCCAAACAGAAGAACATTCCCGTGCGGCTGCTCAACACGATGGACCCGGAAGCGCCCGGTACGCTCATTTCCGATACGGCCGACACGGGACGGATCAAGGCCGTGGCCGCCAAGGACGACGTGACCTATGTCAAGATACGTTCTACCTACAAGGTGCCGTCCTACCGTTTCCTGAACAAGGTGTTCGGTATCTTCGACCGCCTGCACACCCCGATCGACCTGATGGTCACCTCCGATGTGGAGATTTCCCTCTCCGTGGACAGCCGGGAGCGGCTTCCGCAGATCGTCGAGGCGCTGAGCCCCTATGCCGACGTGACGGTGGAGGACGACATGGTGATCGTCTGCGTGGTCGGCGACCTGAAATGGTACAACGTGGGGTTCGAAACCCGTATCATCGGGGCTCTGAAAGACATTCCCGTGCGGATGATCTCCTACGGCGACAACTGCGACCTGTCGCTGGTCATGCACCGGGACAATAAGAAGCAGGCTCTCGAAGCGCTCAACAACTGCGTTTTCCACTGATTCTGTCCATATATTGCCTGTTGTCCGTCCGCCTGCCGGACCTCTTTCCTGAGCGTCTCCGGCCGGAGAGCGGAGCAGGGACCTCCGGGTGGAACGAAATCCGTTTCTTTCGGGGAAACGGGGGCGGGGGGAAGGTCCGCGCACGTCGGTCCGGATGCGGAATCGCCCGTCTCTGTTTTTCTACAAGGTACGGATCACCTCGCAGAGCAGTTTCCAGAATTTGTCCACCGTGGCGATCTCCAGCCGTTCGTCGGGCGAGTGTACCCCGCGCAGGGTGGGACCGAAGGAGACCATTTCCAGATCGGGGTATTTTTCCAGAAACAGCCCGCACTCCAGTCCGGCGTGGATGGCCCGTATCCTGGGTTCCGTGCCGAACAGCGACGCATAGGCCGTCCGTGTCGTCTCCAGCAGACGGGAATCGGGGTCGGGGGTCCAGCCCGGGTAACCGTCCGAATGGCTGACCTCCGCTCCGGCGAGCCGGTAGACCGCTTCCACGGAGGCTGCCGCCGCCCGTTTGGCGCTCTCGGACGAGGAGCGCTGCGAGGAGGTGACCGTGATCGTACGGTCGGGTCCGAATTTCACCGAAGCGAGGTTCGTAGAGGTCTCCACGAGCCCCGGTACGGCATGGCTCATGGCCAGTACGCCGTTGGGTACGCCCAGCAGCGATCCGAGCAGTCCGTCCCGTGTGGCGGCGTCGAGCACCGTGTCGGTGGGCGGCATTTCGGCGATGGAGAACGTGATGCCGGGATCGGTCAGGCGGAACTCTTCGGCGATGTCGCGCGTGAACCGTTCGTAAATCTCGAACAGCCGCCGAACACCCTTGACGGGAACGCCGAACAATGCGTAGGCCTCTCTCGGAATAGCGTTGCGGAGGTTGCCTCCGTCGAAATAGCCGAGGCAGAGGTCCGTCTCCCGGCCGATCTGTCCGAGCAGCCGGGCCATCAGCTTGTTCGAATTGGCCAGCCCGTCGTTGATGTTGTCGCCCGAATGGCCGCCCTTCAGCCCGGCGAT contains:
- a CDS encoding efflux RND transporter permease subunit yields the protein MLNKIIQFSLHNRLFVVIVSSLLAAVGLYTAMRMEVDVFPDLNAPTVVVMTEASGMAAEEVERLVTFPVETAVNGATGVRRVRSSSATGFSVVWVEFDWNTDIYIARQIVTEKLAALSGTLPPGVGTPVLGPQSSILGELMIVGLTSDSTSLRDLRTLADWTIRPRLLSMSGVAQVSVIGGEVKEYQILMSPRKMKQFGVSVEELTASVQEMTQNTAGGVLYEYGNEYIVRGVTSTTDPAEIGKAVVKLSAEGLPVLVEDVAEVRIGDKAPKLGVASYRGTPAVLITVTKQPQTNTIELTERLDAALAELQASLPADVHVATDIFRQSRFIDSSIDNIQKSLLEGALFVIVVLFFFLMNTRVTVISLVALPLSLLVSVLVLKVLGFTINTMSLGGMAIAIGSLVDDAIIDVENVFKRLRENRRKPKEERENPLHVVFEASKEIRTSIVNATIITIVAFVPLFFLSGMEGRMLRPLGVSFIVSLFASMVVAVTLTPVMCSYLLTGDRVLKKAEKEPFVAAFLKRVYRRALEWVMGRKRALLGVTLALFAGALAVFFTLGRSFLPPFNEGSLTINASVLPGVSLEESDRIGGEVEKILLEVPEIRTVARKTGRAELDEHALGVNVSEIEAPFELDGRSREEFMADVRARLGALKGVNIEIGQPISHRIDAMLSGTKANIAIKLFGTDLNRMFTLGNRIREAIATVPGIADLNVEQQIERSQLQIKPRRELLARYGITIPQFSEFVNVALAGKVISQVYDQGSSFDLTVRADDGSRSSMEEIGNLLIDAGGTKVPLGYVAEIVSTAGPDAVNRENVKRKIVVSANVTGGDLGGAVAEIEKRIREQVELPEGYYVEYGGQFESQQSASRVLSFASLVALLVIFLMLFQEFKQVKLAGMVMINLPLALIGGVAAIWMTSGVVSIPAIIGFISLLGIAVRNGILLVSHYNHLRSGGCPLYESVIQGSLDRLNPILMTSLSSALALIPLALGGDVSGNEIQSPMAKVILGGLVSSTFLNGFVVPVVYLMLNRKNENVCERS
- a CDS encoding efflux RND transporter periplasmic adaptor subunit, with the protein product MNRTVWCLMLGGALMTGCGGQADQNKAASEQAAEKNHVHSEHEGEEHDGHDHEAEGHDHEAELAAEAAHADEIVFPKAQAERAGLKVERVEPGVFCEVIRTSGQVLAAQGDEVSLSAPVSGIVSFAGPRLTEGAQVVHGARLFYISSRKIATGDINARTKAAYDKARADYERAKELLADRIVSQREYDQTKLAYEQALAEYEAIASIRSERGTVVAAPIPGFLTSLSVKEGDYVEMGAPLATVSKNRRLMLRAEVSQKYYDRLKSVRSANFKAPYEERVWSLKDMNGRLVSVGKASPSGSYLIPVTFEFDNRGGVVPGSFVEVWLTGAPQSGVISVPLSAVTEQQGVYYVYVRLDEEGYQRREVKLGPGDGERVRILSGLAPGEEVVTEGAVHVRMASASASIPGHTHNH
- a CDS encoding lipopolysaccharide kinase InaA family protein, giving the protein MKMVVHEEYAFLEDFIRELPLRFENEGVTLHNGRNCVKTFLVDGVRIVVKRFRRPNLFNRCVYAWFRKSKAERAYGNALELRGLGIRTPDPAGYLELYSRGLLTTCYLVTSFTDYTPLKQLEFEALDSQLHIFEDFVRFTVMLHEKGVCHDDYNLSNVLYKQKADGSVDFMLIDINRMRFGRMSRRACMANVRRLCEDTRLTYELSVRYAALRGWNASRCLAGVAFFRAMFERKADRKRRLKEWARGMAEN
- a CDS encoding TonB-dependent receptor produces the protein MRRLILLLTAFAAVITCRQETCAAEVAQNGGRITGRVLSQSGEPLVGASVLVEALNTGDDTDRSGGFSLSLPAGRHMLKVFYLGYVPRNMEVTVKPGGTVSLKEIRLKPSEVSIDQVVVHGGFNRFSKKETETVARMPLKNMENAQVYNVIPRQLTQEQLVVDYNDILQNITGGNVSSSNNSSNQSMLRGFRTFNGLRNGMASYTMIAIDPANIESVEAIKGPAGTLFGNSNASLVTFGGVMNRVTKRPQDHFFGEAGFSAGSWGLGRFTVDLNTPLNDDRTALARINAAYHTENSFQDIGYQRNFLIAPSLSLRVNERLSLLFDAEIYRTTRFLPANFSYSASGVTFDNMKDLPLDYRTSLSGSDLDSKLGTSNFFAQADYKISEQWKSTTNYSYAMTEYYDAYRLYTVWQTDSTVMRGVMAQKPQRQIMTSLQQNFTGDFKIGRMRNRIVTGINYTYFKADLRYTSALPYDVVNINQQPFSDIQISELDQIIADNGGYTQQRNEEHNLGIYASDVLDVTDRLFAMASVRYDYYKSKGVYMNGKMTSDAYDQSSWSPKFGLVYQPWKEHLSLFANYTDGFSNQNGADYYGKVFKPQRARQWEGGVKLEAFDNRLTATLSYYDINVNNVLRQDTEHLGFSIQDGERSSKGFEAEIVANPLSGLNLLCGYGYNDSEYTRANANVEGKRPLGTPVHMANFWVSYRIPVGIMKGFGVGLGGNYASDSYLNDTNTFVLPAYFVLSSTVFYEKNKYRIGVKVGNLTDEKYWSYIGSPQKPRHFICNIVYKF
- a CDS encoding TolC family protein, producing the protein MRTIVTTVAALLVVSGAFAQNGVERVLRSVEENSVTLRARRELTGAQVLEARSSNNLGNPTVSYDQLWGTPSEVGRSGEINVAQPFDFPTVYANRSKMNRLLERQYGHEYAVFRRQVLLQAQEACIAIVAQRRLKALADEKVKNAERLAALYAVRSETGDANILEQNKVNLELVAARNAARLVDMDLAALESQLVNLNGGVSVDFPDTEYPPLSLLQPLDSMLVFYRENDPQLLAFRTGVEAAEQDVKLSKAQSLPSFEVGYRREFAAGEHSDGFTVGMSVPLFESRGRVKRARAQAQFARTQLESGRIDVETTLRQLYDKAAQLEHSLREYGNALAPDRNLELLDKALRVGQVSVVDYFTELSTVYQVREALITTERDYRVVRARIEMIGL